In Desulfobacter hydrogenophilus, the genomic stretch GCCATGCAGCACCTGTCTCTGTGCTCCCGAAGGCACTATTGCAATTACACAATATTCACAGGATGTCAAACCCAGGTAAGGTTCTTCGCGTTGCGTCGAATTAAACCACATGCTCCACCGCTTGTGCGGGCCCCCGTCAATTCCTTTGAGTTTTAGTCTTGCGACCGTACTTCCCAGGCGGTACACTTAATGCGTTAGCTTAGGCACAGCAGATTTTAATATCCGCCACACCGAGTGTACAACGTTTACTGCGTGGACTACCGGGGTATCTAATCCCGTTCGCTACCCACGCCTTCGCGCCTCAGCGTCAATATCGGTCCAGAGAGATGCCTTCGCCATCGGTGTTCCTCCTGATATCTACGAATTTCACCTCTACACCAGGAATTCCTCTCTCCTCTCCCGTATTCAAGTCTTGCTGTTTCAAGTGCACTTCCGGGGTTGAGCCCCGAGCTTTCACACCTGACGGACAAGACCGCCTGCGCGCCCTTTACGCCCAATAATTCCGAATAACGCTTGCGCCCCCCGTGTTACCGCGGCTGCTGGCACGGAGTTAGCCGGCGCTTCCTCCACTGGTACCGTCAATAGCAACTACTATTAATAGAAGCTAATTTCTTCCCAGTTGACAGAGCTTTACGACCCAAAGGCCTTCTTCACTCACGCGGCGTTGCTGCGTCAGGGTTGCCCCCATTGCGCAAAATTCCTCACTGCTGCCTCCCGTAGGAGTCTGGACCGTGTTCCAGTTCCAGTGTGGCTGATCATCCTCTCAGACCAGCTAACCATCGCTGCCTTGGTAGGCCTTTACCCCACCAACAAGCTAATGGTCCGCAGACTCATCCCCAAACAATTGCTTTCAAGAAGAGGCAATCTTTCATCAATCCACTTGTGTAAATCGACTTTATCCGGTATTAGCTACCCTTTCGAATAGTTATTCCAGGTTTGAAGGCAGATTATCTACGTGTTACTCACCCGTGCGCCACTCTACTCAGGATTGCAAGCAATCCTTTTCTCGTTCGACTTGCATGTGTTAAGCACGCCGCCAGCGTTCATTCTGAGCCAGGATCAAACTCTCCAGTTATAATCCTTTACTAAAACTTTTTAAGGTCTACACTCAAAGCTGTTAAGCTAAAGCGTATTGTCATTGACCCGCTCTTTTCTTCTTCACTGACCAATTTTCAAAGATCAAAATTCTTTTCAAGACATCAAAAGAACTTGACAAGAATATACAATAAAAAAATCTTTGTCAAATGTTTTTTTTATTTTAACTCTAAAAAAACACAAGCCTGAACTGCATCATCATCAAAACTTCTGCAACGTTGGGATTACCCCTTCAGCATGAAAACCGGCGGGGTAATCAAAAAGCCTACAAATCAATGCTCCGCAAACAAAGGATTGTGCTTAGAATGCTTCGTAGGTTACTTCACTTAATCCTTGACGCTGATTTGATCTTTATTTGCTTCAAAGGCTTTAGGTCCAACACCCTTTACCTTCATAATATCTTCTATATTTATAAAGGGCGTACTGTTACGAAATTCAATTATTCTGTCAGCAAGGGCATCGCCAACATATTTCAATGTTATCAACTGTTTTTTAGGCGCGGTATTAATGTTCACCTTCTTTGCGTCAGCCATTGCCGGCAGCGCACAGAGAGTCACCATCACACAAATCAGAATACAAAGATTTCTCTTTAATTTTGTTTCCATACATCCTCCATAATATATTGATATTAAAAGTCTGCATATTTAGATTGCAAACGCTGGACACATTTGAAAAAAGGAAGAGGGACGTTGAGCAAATCAAAAAATAGCTTGATCAATTCAGCAACAAAATAATAGTATACCATAATAAAAATTTAAAAAAATATCAATAACTTTTTTGTCTTTGTGATAGTTAAAACAGCAACAAACAGATTGTGGAACTTTGTTAGAGCGTGATGAAATAGACCGACAAATTCATTTTTTTGAGTCATGGTTGAAGTGATATTTAACAGTTCCATAGAGGTCTCTAATTGGGTCTATATTCCGGTATCATTTCCATCATGAGATTTCTAATAGCCTGCCCATCTCTGGCCTCTGCCATCGCCTTCAGCTGGTCAAGCTTCCCGTTCAAGACCCCCATGTTTACGCAGTTTGTATTCAGCACCATAATCTTCTTATGATCGGTGGAAACAACGTTCTCCAGATCCGTCATCAACTCTTCATAGAGCTTCTCCCCGGGCCGCAATCCGGTATACTCAATTTTGATATCCACATCCGGTTCAAACCCTGAAAAACGGATCAAATCCCTTGCCATATTATCAATTTTCACAGGCTTACCCATTTCAAGAATAAAAATTTCCCCGCCTTTCCCCATTGCACCCGCCTGGAGAATAAGCTGGCACGCCTCCGGTATCAGCATAAAGTATCGAATTATGTCAGGATGGGTTACGGTAACCGGTCCCCCATCCTCAATCTGTTTTTTAAACAGGGGAATAACACTGCCCACACTCCCAATTACATTCCCGAACCTTACGGTCATAAAAGCGGTTTCGCAATCTGCAGCACAGCTGTTCTCCTGAACCAGCAGCTCGGAAATCCGTTTGCTTGTTCCCATGACACTTGTCGGGTTCACCGCCTTGTCCGTGGATACAAAAACAAACTTATCGCATTTAAATGCCCGGGTGACTTCGATCAAATTTTTAGTACCGAAAACATTATTTTCCACAGCCTTCCACGGATGCCCCTCCAGCATAGGCACATGTTTATACGCGGCCGCATGGAAAACAATATCCGGCCGAACCAGATGAAACACTTTGTGAAGTTCTTTTCGATTCTGAATATCACCCAGCACAGGGACCACCTCTACATCCTGAAAATTTTTCTTCAACTCAAGGTCAATCTCATAAAGCGCACTTTCCGCCCTTTCAAAAAGAATGATCTTTTCGGGTGAGTACCTACAAATCTGCCGGCATAATTCGCTTCCTATGGACCCGCCTGCTCCGGTAACAAGCACCCGATTACCACCAATATATTTCCCGATCTGATCCTGGTCCAGTTTCACCGGCTCCCGTCCCAAAAGATCCCTGTATTCAACCTTTCGAATCGAAGTGACATCAATTTTCCCGTTGATCAACTCCCCCAGATTTGGAATGGTCTTAAAATTCACACCGGCTTTTTTACACAATTCCACAATGTGCCTCATCCGGTCCGCACTCAAACTTGGAATCGCAATAATAACATCTTCGGCCCCGGTTGATTTTATGGTATGCTCCACCCTTTCAATCACATTCAAAACCGGCACTCCATGAATCTTCCTACCAATTTTTGAACGGTCATCATCTAAAAACCCCAAAACACGGGATTTTACAGAAGGATTTTCATTGAACTCCCTGCATACTTTTTGCCCATAATCCCCGGCCCCGATGATCAACGCCCCTCTACCACTCCCGGCATTCTTGCGGAATATCTTGAAAAGGGCAAACTTCACATCTTGAAGCGTAATCTTTTCCGTAAATGCTTCAAAACATAAACGCACGAATAGGCGCAGGCCGGCAATAAACATTACCGTTAGACACCAGTCTATAACAAATACCGACCTGGAAATATGTTCGAATCTGGTCAAATATAGAACAAAGGCAATTATGATAAAAGTTGAAAAAATTGAAGCCTTTATAATATTGATTAAATCGCTAAGACTCGTATACCGCCACATGCCTTTATATAAATCAAACAAATAAAAAAATAAAATTTTACATCCCAAAACATAAGGAAGCAGGCGTAGAAAACTAGTATCAACCCATTGCTCTTTAATAAAATCGAACCGAATTAAATGCGCCAAATAAAAGGATGCACACAATAAAATAATATCAAGCAATAGAACGATGAATAAATTTTTTGATATCCTGAGTTTCACTAACTAATCCTATTAATCTAATTAATTACCCTATCTCCAGACCCCTTACCAGTTATTGTCTGTAGAATAAACATAAAATATTTTTTTTCGGACATTTGACAAATCATCTTTGCATCAGTTTCAGCAAGAAGCTCGAGCGTCGACATGTCAATCTCATTCACCTGAGCCAAACCGGTAATTCCAGGCCGCACGTCTAAAACGTTCCGCATTTCCCCTTTGAAAACATTCCACAATTGTGGCAACTCATCCAATTTTGTAACAGATGAAGATGGAACCAAATGGCTGGCCACTGAGGCAGTATCAAGTTTAATAGTACGAAATCAATACAGCATCAATAAGAATGATAATCACTAAATTCGTATATTTTGATAATTTCTGTTCCAGTCTTTTCCAGTCTATAGATTCTATCTTATAGGTCAAGACGAAAAACCTGCCCCCAATATGGTATGGATGACACGGTCTAAGTCTTGGGTGGTCATGGCCGTGCCTGAAGGCAGACACAGGCCTCGGGTGAACAGGTCTTCGCTGACCTCCCCCCCGACCACCCGGCAGGGATGGGTGTTCTGAAACACCGGCTGCAGGTGCATGGGCTTCCACACCGGCCGGGATTCAATATTTTCCGCTTCCAGAGCCAGGCGCACGGCTTCTCTGTCTGCGCTGAATAATTCCGGGGTGATGAGAATCACGGTGAGCCAACGATTGGATGTGCCATAGTCTGCTTCGGGCATGAATTCGATGCCCGACACATCCTCGAGGGCCTGGCGATAATACTCAAAAATCTCCCGCCGCCGTTGCACCCG encodes the following:
- a CDS encoding ComEA family DNA-binding protein, coding for METKLKRNLCILICVMVTLCALPAMADAKKVNINTAPKKQLITLKYVGDALADRIIEFRNSTPFINIEDIMKVKGVGPKAFEANKDQISVKD
- a CDS encoding polysaccharide biosynthesis protein; the protein is MKLRISKNLFIVLLLDIILLCASFYLAHLIRFDFIKEQWVDTSFLRLLPYVLGCKILFFYLFDLYKGMWRYTSLSDLINIIKASIFSTFIIIAFVLYLTRFEHISRSVFVIDWCLTVMFIAGLRLFVRLCFEAFTEKITLQDVKFALFKIFRKNAGSGRGALIIGAGDYGQKVCREFNENPSVKSRVLGFLDDDRSKIGRKIHGVPVLNVIERVEHTIKSTGAEDVIIAIPSLSADRMRHIVELCKKAGVNFKTIPNLGELINGKIDVTSIRKVEYRDLLGREPVKLDQDQIGKYIGGNRVLVTGAGGSIGSELCRQICRYSPEKIILFERAESALYEIDLELKKNFQDVEVVPVLGDIQNRKELHKVFHLVRPDIVFHAAAYKHVPMLEGHPWKAVENNVFGTKNLIEVTRAFKCDKFVFVSTDKAVNPTSVMGTSKRISELLVQENSCAADCETAFMTVRFGNVIGSVGSVIPLFKKQIEDGGPVTVTHPDIIRYFMLIPEACQLILQAGAMGKGGEIFILEMGKPVKIDNMARDLIRFSGFEPDVDIKIEYTGLRPGEKLYEELMTDLENVVSTDHKKIMVLNTNCVNMGVLNGKLDQLKAMAEARDGQAIRNLMMEMIPEYRPN